Proteins encoded by one window of Pyxidicoccus trucidator:
- a CDS encoding glycoside hydrolase family 19 protein produces MSSVGGSGGSGGADSASRAESARAEAARADAARQAEASRKSAEEAARAQQAVKSAVAQNPFAKDTFTVAAAKAPVELNPSPVSGPVAQAQTVDAAREAQVTQEAEVAQATQEAQTTEAQATEAQATDEAQATDEAQATEEAQATEEAQTPTVTEADLEAARAELPDVELTRNPAGTDPSAEVTAQNQQVQTALRELGMVAASHVTGFYGSITEGAIKSFQHEQGMEVTGNYDAATREAMAGELAERRAAEAQGITAPAVDLPDEYTAVTDEQLADIMPNATAELRERYLEPLNEAMEEFNITTPERQAAFLSQIAAETADLQFMSELEPAADLGDYYGRGLMQLTHEANYREAGTALGVDLVGNPNQVATDPDLAARTAGWYFNDRGLNEQADGRHIGAVTLGVNGGYNGIDRRLEAYDAALDALGD; encoded by the coding sequence ATGTCGAGTGTTGGAGGCAGTGGAGGAAGTGGCGGAGCCGACAGCGCCAGCAGAGCAGAATCCGCCAGGGCGGAGGCTGCCCGAGCCGACGCCGCGCGCCAGGCCGAGGCTTCGAGGAAGTCCGCCGAGGAGGCCGCCAGGGCCCAGCAGGCCGTGAAGTCGGCGGTGGCCCAGAACCCGTTCGCCAAGGACACCTTCACGGTCGCCGCCGCGAAGGCTCCGGTGGAGCTCAATCCCTCGCCCGTGAGCGGCCCGGTGGCCCAGGCGCAGACGGTCGACGCGGCCCGGGAAGCCCAGGTCACGCAGGAGGCCGAGGTGGCGCAGGCCACGCAGGAGGCCCAGACCACCGAGGCTCAGGCCACCGAGGCGCAGGCCACCGACGAGGCCCAGGCCACCGACGAGGCCCAGGCCACTGAGGAAGCCCAGGCCACCGAAGAGGCGCAGACGCCGACCGTGACGGAGGCGGACCTCGAAGCCGCGAGGGCGGAGCTGCCCGACGTCGAGCTGACCCGCAACCCCGCGGGGACGGATCCGTCGGCGGAGGTCACGGCCCAGAACCAGCAGGTGCAGACCGCGCTTCGTGAGCTGGGCATGGTGGCCGCCTCGCACGTCACCGGCTTCTACGGCTCCATCACCGAGGGCGCCATCAAGTCCTTCCAGCACGAGCAGGGCATGGAAGTCACGGGCAACTACGACGCCGCGACCCGCGAGGCCATGGCCGGGGAGCTGGCCGAGCGCCGCGCGGCCGAGGCCCAGGGCATCACCGCGCCCGCCGTCGACCTCCCGGACGAGTACACCGCCGTCACCGACGAGCAGCTCGCCGACATCATGCCCAATGCCACCGCCGAGCTGCGCGAGCGGTACCTGGAGCCGCTCAACGAGGCGATGGAGGAGTTCAACATCACCACCCCCGAGCGCCAGGCGGCCTTCCTGTCGCAGATCGCGGCGGAGACCGCCGACCTGCAGTTCATGTCCGAGCTCGAGCCCGCCGCGGACCTCGGGGACTACTACGGCCGCGGGCTGATGCAGCTCACCCATGAGGCCAACTACCGCGAGGCGGGCACGGCGCTGGGAGTGGACCTCGTCGGGAACCCCAATCAGGTGGCCACCGACCCGGACCTCGCGGCGCGCACCGCCGGCTGGTACTTCAACGACCGGGGTCTCAACGAGCAGGCGGATGGCAGGCACATCGGCGCCGTCACCCTGGGCGTCAACGGCGGCTACAACGGCATCGACCGGCGCCTGGAGGCCTACGACGCGGCCCTGGATGCGCTGGGCGACTAA
- a CDS encoding ABC transporter ATP-binding protein, whose protein sequence is MRKTYRRAFRKTGNDALKGMDLSVPEGCAFGLIGPNGAGKTTFIKSILGIVQPTGGTVQVLGGSPEDPRIRARIGYLPERLHLPGTWTPTAFLSTVARLKGLKADAPGNLRLLERVGLADAVGRKIGGYSKGMRQRLGLAAALVGSPSLLVLDEPTDGIDPMGRLEVRRILLEEVKRGTTLFLNSHLLAETERICDRVAILADGRVVREGRLEELARGGARWAVRFAPGVDAAALAAAGFSRGGAEGQYHVEAEDPAALNTALDRARSAGALLVELRRDGTDLESVLLGTVAPAGAVGVAA, encoded by the coding sequence CTGCGGAAGACGTACCGCCGCGCCTTCCGCAAGACAGGAAACGATGCCCTCAAGGGCATGGACCTGAGCGTGCCCGAGGGGTGCGCCTTCGGGCTCATCGGCCCCAACGGCGCGGGAAAGACGACGTTCATCAAGAGCATCCTCGGCATCGTCCAGCCGACGGGGGGCACGGTGCAGGTGCTGGGCGGCTCGCCGGAGGACCCGCGCATCCGCGCGCGCATCGGCTACCTGCCGGAGCGCCTGCACCTGCCGGGCACCTGGACGCCGACGGCCTTCCTGTCCACCGTCGCACGCCTGAAGGGCCTGAAGGCGGATGCGCCGGGGAACCTGCGCCTGCTGGAGCGGGTGGGCCTGGCGGACGCCGTGGGGCGGAAGATTGGCGGGTACTCCAAGGGCATGCGGCAGCGGCTCGGACTGGCGGCGGCGCTGGTGGGCTCCCCTTCCCTGCTGGTGCTGGACGAGCCCACGGACGGCATCGACCCCATGGGCCGGCTGGAGGTGCGCCGCATCCTGTTGGAGGAGGTGAAGCGGGGCACCACCCTCTTCCTCAACTCGCACCTGCTGGCGGAGACGGAGCGGATCTGCGACAGGGTGGCCATCCTCGCGGACGGGCGGGTGGTGCGTGAGGGGCGCCTGGAGGAGCTGGCGCGCGGCGGGGCCCGGTGGGCGGTGCGCTTCGCGCCCGGGGTGGACGCGGCGGCGCTGGCGGCGGCGGGCTTCTCGCGCGGCGGCGCCGAGGGCCAGTACCACGTGGAGGCGGAGGACCCGGCGGCGCTCAACACGGCGTTGGACCGGGCGCGTTCGGCCGGGGCGCTGCTGGTGGAGCTGCGGCGCGACGGGACTGACTTGGAGTCCGTGCTGCTGGGGACTGTGGCCCCGGCGGGCGCGGTGGGGGTGGCGGCTTGA
- a CDS encoding D-alanine--D-alanine ligase family protein, with protein sequence MRIALTHNLRLSDSEEEAEFDTQETVNALAAAIERLGHRLERFEVSGPASRTVARLEAYSPDLIFNTAEGRRGRFREAFYPALFDELGFPYTGSDAYALAVTLDKQLTKLVLTKQGIRTPGWQYVEKLSELTAENLRFPVIVKPNFEGSSKGITQDSIAETLDEVRTKVAAALEKYPAGVLVEEYISGRDLTVPFLAAVDNDYDGVLTPVEYVVDPAMTAGRKYAIYDYELKTKKENAVSVRAPALIPPRTAEDVRKMAQKIYQALDCRDLGRIDFRLSDAGVPYFLEINALPSLEPGAGIYASAELDGLHLDGVINSIIQSAAKRYKIKDGKRQGKPARKTGPLRVGFTYNVKRVKPMANAESVEDSEAEYDSPNTLQAIREAIASWGHEVIDLEATAELPTVLSSTPLDIVFNIAEGFKGRNRESQVPAMLELLDIPYTGSDPATLSIALDKALAKKIVRQAGILTPNFQLMATGKERLNKEFTSFPLIVKPVAEGSSKGVVTKSVCYSEAELREVVREIAGKYQQPALIEEYIGGREFTVGLLGERRPRVLPPMEIVFLDKAEKNPVYSFQHKLDWTDRIRYDAPAKLEPALLEKLRTAARNSFMALGCRDVARIDFRMDDKGRIYFIECNPLPGLTPGWSDLVLIAAGAGMDYRGLIGEIMAPAIRRYKEREARRAAEHPSAVLRKGLPQDEQGAPAPAQSTAPASPGAGGGSGTGGGSGTGGGEPAPRIEAKA encoded by the coding sequence GTGCGCATCGCGCTGACCCACAACCTCAGGCTGTCTGATTCGGAAGAAGAAGCGGAGTTCGACACCCAGGAGACGGTCAACGCACTGGCCGCGGCCATCGAGCGGCTCGGCCACCGGCTGGAGCGCTTCGAGGTCAGCGGCCCCGCCTCGCGCACCGTGGCGCGGCTGGAGGCGTACAGCCCGGACCTCATCTTCAACACCGCCGAGGGGCGCCGAGGCCGCTTCCGTGAGGCCTTCTACCCGGCCCTCTTCGACGAGCTCGGCTTCCCGTACACGGGCTCGGACGCGTACGCGCTCGCGGTGACGCTGGACAAGCAGCTCACCAAGCTCGTCCTCACCAAGCAGGGCATCCGCACCCCGGGCTGGCAGTACGTGGAGAAGCTCAGCGAGCTGACCGCGGAGAACCTGCGCTTCCCCGTCATCGTGAAGCCCAACTTCGAGGGCTCCTCGAAGGGCATCACCCAGGACTCCATCGCGGAGACGCTGGACGAGGTGCGCACCAAGGTGGCCGCCGCGCTGGAGAAGTACCCCGCCGGCGTGCTGGTGGAGGAGTACATCTCCGGCAGGGACCTCACGGTGCCCTTCCTGGCCGCCGTGGACAACGACTACGACGGCGTGCTCACGCCGGTGGAGTACGTCGTCGACCCGGCCATGACCGCCGGACGCAAGTACGCCATCTATGACTACGAGCTGAAGACGAAGAAGGAGAACGCCGTCAGCGTGCGGGCTCCGGCCCTGATTCCGCCCCGCACGGCGGAGGACGTCCGGAAGATGGCGCAGAAGATCTACCAGGCGCTCGACTGCCGTGACCTCGGCCGCATCGACTTCCGCTTGAGCGACGCGGGCGTGCCGTACTTCCTGGAGATCAACGCGCTGCCCAGCCTGGAGCCGGGCGCGGGCATCTACGCCTCCGCGGAGCTGGACGGGCTGCACCTGGACGGGGTCATCAACTCCATCATCCAGAGCGCGGCGAAGCGCTACAAGATCAAGGACGGCAAGCGCCAGGGCAAGCCGGCGCGCAAGACGGGCCCGCTGCGCGTGGGCTTCACCTACAACGTCAAGCGCGTGAAGCCCATGGCCAACGCCGAGTCGGTGGAGGACAGCGAGGCCGAGTACGACTCGCCCAACACGCTGCAGGCCATCCGCGAGGCGATTGCGTCCTGGGGCCACGAGGTCATCGACCTGGAGGCCACCGCGGAGCTGCCCACGGTGCTGTCCAGCACGCCGCTGGACATCGTCTTCAACATCGCCGAGGGCTTCAAGGGCCGCAACCGCGAGAGCCAGGTCCCGGCCATGCTGGAGCTGCTGGACATCCCGTACACGGGCTCCGACCCGGCGACGCTGTCCATTGCCCTGGACAAGGCGCTGGCGAAGAAGATCGTCCGCCAGGCCGGCATCCTCACGCCCAACTTCCAGCTCATGGCCACGGGCAAGGAGCGCCTCAACAAGGAGTTCACCTCCTTCCCGCTCATCGTGAAGCCGGTGGCCGAGGGCAGCTCCAAGGGCGTCGTCACCAAGAGCGTCTGCTACAGCGAGGCGGAATTGCGCGAGGTGGTGCGCGAGATCGCCGGCAAGTACCAGCAGCCCGCGCTCATCGAGGAGTACATCGGCGGGCGTGAGTTCACCGTGGGCCTGCTGGGCGAGCGCCGCCCTCGCGTGCTGCCGCCGATGGAGATCGTCTTCCTCGACAAGGCGGAGAAGAACCCCGTCTACAGCTTCCAGCACAAGCTCGACTGGACGGACCGCATCCGCTACGACGCGCCGGCCAAGCTCGAGCCCGCGCTGCTGGAGAAGCTGCGGACGGCGGCGCGCAACTCGTTCATGGCGCTGGGGTGCCGCGACGTGGCGCGCATCGACTTCCGCATGGACGACAAGGGCCGCATCTACTTCATCGAGTGCAACCCGCTCCCTGGCCTGACGCCGGGCTGGAGCGACCTCGTCCTCATCGCCGCGGGCGCCGGCATGGACTACCGGGGGCTCATCGGCGAAATCATGGCCCCCGCCATCCGCCGCTACAAGGAGCGCGAGGCGCGCCGCGCGGCCGAGCACCCCTCGGCGGTGCTGCGCAAGGGCCTGCCCCAGGACGAGCAGGGCGCTCCGGCCCCCGCGCAGTCCACGGCCCCGGCGTCTCCGGGCGCTGGCGGCGGCTCGGGCACTGGCGGCGGCTCGGGCACTGGCGGCGGCGAGCCGGCCCCGCGCATCGAAGCCAAGGCCTGA
- the hemB gene encoding porphobilinogen synthase, with translation MAYPVHRPRRLRRNPVLRDMVRETRLEPGDFIYPLFVVEGRDVRRPIGSMPGVFNLSVEHAVAEARHAKSLGIPSVLLFGIPNHKDARGTQAYAQDGIVQRAIREIKAADPEIQVIADVCLCEYTDHGHCGVLEEGHVVNDATLPLLAQMAVTCAQAGADIIAPSDMMDGRVAAIRRSLDEVRLTEVPILSYAAKYASGFYGPFREAAQSAPKSGDRRGYQMDPGNVREALKEVALDVEEGADMIMVKPALAYLDIIRAVRERFELPVVSYNVSGEYSMLKAAGQAGWIDYERVMMETLTSIKRAGSDLIITYHALEAAKLL, from the coding sequence ATGGCCTATCCCGTCCACAGACCCCGCCGCCTCCGCCGTAACCCCGTCCTGCGCGACATGGTGCGCGAGACGCGCCTCGAGCCGGGTGACTTCATCTACCCGCTCTTCGTCGTGGAGGGCCGGGACGTCCGCCGTCCCATCGGCTCCATGCCGGGCGTCTTCAACCTGTCCGTGGAGCACGCCGTCGCCGAGGCCCGGCACGCGAAGTCCCTGGGCATCCCCTCCGTCCTCCTGTTCGGAATCCCGAACCACAAGGACGCGCGCGGCACCCAGGCGTACGCCCAGGACGGCATCGTCCAGCGCGCCATCCGGGAGATCAAGGCGGCCGACCCGGAGATCCAGGTCATCGCCGACGTGTGCCTCTGCGAGTACACGGACCACGGCCACTGCGGCGTGCTGGAGGAGGGCCACGTCGTCAACGACGCCACCCTGCCGCTGCTGGCCCAGATGGCCGTCACCTGCGCCCAGGCCGGCGCGGACATCATCGCCCCCTCGGACATGATGGACGGGCGCGTGGCCGCCATCCGCCGCTCCCTGGATGAGGTGCGCCTCACCGAGGTGCCCATCCTCTCCTACGCGGCCAAGTACGCCTCCGGCTTCTACGGCCCCTTCCGCGAGGCGGCCCAGAGCGCGCCGAAGTCCGGCGACCGCCGCGGCTACCAGATGGACCCCGGCAACGTGCGCGAAGCTCTCAAGGAGGTCGCGCTGGACGTGGAGGAGGGCGCGGACATGATCATGGTGAAGCCCGCGCTGGCCTACCTGGACATCATCCGCGCCGTGCGCGAGCGCTTCGAACTGCCGGTGGTCAGCTACAACGTGTCCGGCGAGTACTCCATGCTCAAGGCCGCCGGGCAGGCCGGCTGGATTGACTACGAGCGGGTGATGATGGAGACGCTCACCTCCATCAAGCGCGCCGGCTCCGACCTCATCATCACCTACCACGCCCTGGAAGCCGCGAAGCTCCTGTAG
- a CDS encoding RDD family protein: MTDSRGGSRVLRIVADGSAEPGSPYPKASLFLRLGARLVDVAVAWGLYVVCGAAGAVVALLFLLLADGMIQGQSVGKRIFGVKVMHLPTRSAARHRDSTLRNAPLALIVLLGMMPAPLGAVAAAAGLVVIGGVEAWRVVRDPLGWRLGDTWAQTQVVDGKVVAGATVAARTPVAHQRAPGRIMSAAKVRRGRLLKKRKGQSCASR, translated from the coding sequence ATGACGGACAGCCGGGGTGGCAGCCGGGTGCTGCGCATCGTCGCGGACGGCTCGGCGGAGCCCGGCTCGCCGTATCCCAAGGCCTCGCTCTTCCTGCGCCTGGGCGCCCGCCTCGTCGACGTGGCGGTGGCCTGGGGCCTGTACGTGGTGTGCGGCGCGGCGGGCGCGGTGGTGGCGCTGCTCTTCCTGCTGCTGGCCGACGGGATGATTCAGGGCCAGAGCGTGGGCAAGCGCATCTTCGGCGTGAAGGTGATGCACCTGCCCACGCGCTCGGCGGCGCGGCACCGCGACAGCACGCTTCGCAATGCGCCGCTCGCGCTCATCGTGCTGCTGGGGATGATGCCCGCGCCGCTGGGCGCGGTGGCGGCGGCGGCGGGGCTGGTCGTCATCGGCGGCGTGGAGGCGTGGCGCGTGGTGAGGGATCCGCTCGGCTGGCGGCTTGGCGATACCTGGGCGCAGACGCAGGTGGTGGACGGGAAGGTTGTCGCGGGCGCAACCGTTGCAGCCCGCACGCCGGTGGCTCATCAGCGAGCTCCGGGGCGAATCATGTCCGCGGCGAAGGTGCGCCGTGGTCGCTTGCTGAAGAAGAGAAAGGGGCAATCGTGCGCATCGCGCTGA